In Vigna unguiculata cultivar IT97K-499-35 chromosome 3, ASM411807v1, whole genome shotgun sequence, a single genomic region encodes these proteins:
- the LOC114175657 gene encoding IQ domain-containing protein IQM2 — MGISFSCPFAKYNDVEDGLDSVVVKSINFGNDEIKTPVRSISFKKEDLEPTILKSVGSGKMTIETSVSFKRKDIDDIISTNTLSFDKEENMPISRTTKMSKEMDDDLPFKSENQVETIQSALLNPSSPKHIAALKLQKVYKSFRTRRKLADCAILVEQSWWKLLDFAELKRSSISFFDIEKHETAVSRWSRARTRAAKVGKGLSKDDKAQKLALQHWLEAIDPRHRYGHNLHFYYDKWLRCQSREPFFYWLDIGEGKEVNLEKCPRFKLQQQCIKYLGPMERLAYEVVVEDGKFFYKQSGELLNTTGKDAHAKWIFVLSTSKTLYVGKKSKGSFQHSSFLAGGATSSAGRLVVEHGVLKAVWPHSGHYRPTEENFKEFISFLQENNVSLSDVKMDSVDEGDELRSVRSGHLRSHSSEEDLTENMNGLEIEDTMNVTSAAAEKANLIQTKTASAVVTPSPRQFQILGRELSNLEIPKRGNVFEGLEKEVEGFQMESLSVDEETAQEKNSCDDNDDVESIPPESILKRINSHKEMKSYQLGKQLSCKWTTGAGPRIGCVRDYPCELQFRALEQVNLSPRSGSRHKSSFTPRSTTLLNSSLSNLCGDIAIEPLHNSSRSECSPLFRGSSVIPVIHTS; from the exons ATGGGGATATCCTTTTCATGTCCATTTGCCAAGTACAATGATGTGGAAGATGGCTTAGATTCTGTGGTTGTAAAATCCATCAACTTTGGCAATGATGAAATCAAGACTCCAGTACGATCTATTAGTTTCAAAAAAGAAGATTTAGAACCCACCATTCTGAAATCTGTAGGTTCTGGAAAGATGACAATAGAGACATCAGTGAGCTTCAAAAGAAAAGACATTGATGACATTATCTCCACCAACACTTTGTCATTtgacaaagaagaaaacatgcCTATCTCAAGGACTACCAAAATGAGCAAAGAAATGGATGATGATCTGCCATTCAAGTCAGAGAATCAAGTGGAAACCATCCAATCAGCACTTCTAAATCCAAGCAGCCCCAAACACATTGCTGCGCTTAAGTTGCAGAAAGTGTACAAGAGCTTTCGTACCAGAAGAAAGCTAGCAGATTGTGCAATTCTTGTTGAACAAAGCTG GTGGAAGCTTTTAGATTTTGCTGAACTCAAGCGCAGCTCCATATCTTTCTTTGACATTGAGAAACACGAGACTGCAGTTTCTCGTTGGTCTAGAGCCAGAACTAGAGCTGCCAAG GTTGGAAAAGGGTTATCAAAAGATGATAAAGCTCAAAAACTTGCTTTACAGCACTGGCTTgaagcg ATTGACCCACGCCATCGTTATGGACATAATCTACACTTCTATTATGATAAGTGGCTTCGGTGTCAGAGCAGAGAACCCTTCTTCTACTG GCTAGATATAGGAGAAGGAAAGGAAGTAAATCTTGAGAAGTGCCCTCGTTTCAAACTTCAACAGCAGTGCATTAAATATCTGGGTCCG ATGGAAAGATTGGCATATGAAGTTGTTGTAGAAGATGGAAAGTTCTTCTACAAGCAATCCGGAGAACTCCTTAACACCACTGGAAAAGATGCACATGCCAAGTGGATTTTTGTCCTCAGCACATCGAAGACATTGTATGTTGGAAAGAAATCAAAAGGTTCATTTCAGCATTCTAGCTTCTTGGCTGGAGGAGCTACATCATCTGCTGGAAGACTAGTGGTTGAACATGGTGTCTTGAAG GCGGTTTGGCCACACAGTGGACATTATCGACCGACAGAAGAAAATTTTAAGGAATTCATTTCATTCCTTCAGGAgaacaatgttagcctttcggATGTCAAG ATGGATTCAGTTGACGAGGGTGATGAATTACGTTCTGTGAGAAGTGGTCATCTGAGAAGCCACTCCTCTGAAGAGGACTTAACTGAGAACATGAATGGCCTGGAGATTGAAGATACCATGAATGTAACCTCAGCTGCAGCAGAGAAGGCCAATTTGATTCAAACTAAGACAGCTTCTGCAGTGGTGACACCTAGCCCAAGGCAATTTCAAATTCTTGGAAGAGAACTTAGCAATCTTGAAATACCAAAAAGGGGTAATGTGTTTGAAGGACTAGAGAAAGAGGTTGAAGGTTTCCAAATGGAATCTCTCTCAGTTGATGAAGAAACAGCACAAGAGAAAAACTCTTgtgatgataatgatgatgtTGAGAGCATTCCACCAGAGTCCATACTCAAAAGAATCAATTCACATAAAGAAATGAAATCATATCAACTGGGGAAGCAATTATCATGCAAATGGACAACTGGTGCGGGACCACGCATTGGGTGTGTGAGGGACTACCCTTGTGAGCTTCAGTTCCGAGCATTGGAGCAGGTTAATCTCTCTCCAAGAAGTGGATCCCGCCATAAATCATCTTTTACTCCTAGAAGCACCACTTTGTTGAATTCTAGTCTTTCAAATTTATGTGGGGACATAGCTATTGAACCTCTTCACAATAGTTCAAGATCAGAATGCTCCCCTTTGTTCAGAGGATCATCAGTGATACCAGTTATTCATACTTCATGA